A region of Periplaneta americana isolate PAMFEO1 chromosome 16, P.americana_PAMFEO1_priV1, whole genome shotgun sequence DNA encodes the following proteins:
- the LOC138692063 gene encoding zinc finger protein 664-like: MDVIKMEPGSDPMGIQTSGIADVEEKKPLSEEGNLLDVDVTKIETECIEHRYDIKSEIVFEESAVPIDFPTLKSEAEEEFCELDQVKEVKLEVTAEENEVLTESVAATHTSGVTAICENIPQEDLHTDDKKYDCGICGKCFPDSASLKSHGLLHAGNKRFSCDVCGKCFSRSANLNMHSRVHTVKKSFNCDMCGKCFSHSGDFKKHLSVHTGEKPFSCDLCGKFFSRLTNLNTHSRVHTGLKPFSCDVCGKCFSHSGCLKRHSRLHTGEKPFNCDVCGRSFSYPGSLKLHLRIHTGERPYKCDVCGKCYAESSHLKTHARVHTGEKPYKCNDCGKNFSESGHLKRHARLHKRQTLQEPYLWQHLRGIESCQSACVEYRSCDFGTVVSVGTSDKPVSGLQITPHL; encoded by the exons ATGGACGTGATCAAGATGGAACCTGGGTCCGACCCAATGGGTATACAGACAAGTGGTATCGCAGATGTAGAAGAGAAGAAGCCTTTATCTGAG GAAGGAAATTTATTAGATGTCGACGTCACTAAAATAGAAACAGAATGTATAGAACACAGGTATGACATTAAATCGGAGATAGTATTTGAGGAATCTGCAGTGCCAATTGACTTTCCCACGCTGAAGAGTGAAGCTGAG GAAGAGTTTTGTGAGTTGGATCAAGTGAAGGAGGTCAAACTGGAAGTAACAGCAGAGGAGAATGAAGTCTTAACTGAGAG CGTTGCAGCTACCCATACTAGTGGAGTTACAGCAATctgcgaaaatattccacaagagGATCTGCATACTGACGACAAGAAATACGATTGTGGCATTTGCGGAAAGTGTTTTCCAGACTCTGCAAGTCTCAAAAGCCATGGCCTATTACACGCAGGGAACAAGCGATTCAGttgcgatgtgtgtggaaagtgtttttcgcgCTCGGCAAATCTCAATATGCATTCACGCGTGCACACAgtgaagaaaagttttaattgtgacatgtgtggaaagtgtttttctcaCTCGGGAGATTTCAAGAAGCATTTAAGCgtacacacaggcgagaagccattcagttgtgattTGTGTGGAAAGTTTTTTTCGCGCCTGACAAATCTGAATACGCATTCACGCGTACACACAGGCCTCAAGCCGTTCAGTTGTGATGTGTGCGGCAAATGTTTTTCGCACTCTGGTTGCCTCAAAAGGCATTCACGCTTACACACAGGTGAAAAACCCTTTAATTGTGACGTTTGTGGCAGAAGTTTTTCGTATCCGGGAAGTCTGAAACTACATTTACGCATACACACGGGTGAGAGACCGTACAAGTGCGATGTTTGTGGGAAGTGCTACGCCGAATCGAGTCATTTAAAGACTCACGCACGCGTGCACACTGGTGAAAAACCGTACAAGTGCAATGACTGTGGGAAGAATTTCTCGGAATCCGGTCATCTGAAAAGACATGCACGCTTGCACAAGCGACAAACCTTGCAAGAGCCATATCTTTGGCAACATTTACGTGGAATAGAGTCATGTCAAAGCGCATGTGTGGAATATAGGAGCTGTGACTTTGGAACTGTAGTCTCAGTCGGAACTAGTGACAAACCTGTCTCAGGGCTTCAAATCACGCCCCATCTGTAA
- the LOC138692046 gene encoding zinc finger protein 227-like codes for GLDILKRIQWYTVATSHSAVTSVERTFLSPTTSRGIHSCTQTTRCGRRFLQLAQLERHSRTHKNERPFSCDVCGKSFSQLARLETHSYVQSGVKPFSCDVCGKCFSRSYDLKRHSVVHTNVKPFICDECGKSFSNSDYLKKHSRVHTSESLFCCDVCGKSFSQVAHLERHSRSHIGAKPFCCDVCEKCFTSSSNLKTHLIMHTGEKPFICDVCGKCFSLTKYRDMHSRVHSGVKPFTCDVCSKSFSRSIRLKKHSRVHTGEKPYSCDVCGKSFSQFAHLKMHSRVHTGAKPFCCDVCGKCFARSSNLKRHLMLHTG; via the coding sequence GGTCTGGACATCTTAAAGCGCATTCAATGGTACACAGTGGCGACAAGCCATTCAGCTGTGACGTCTGTGGAAAGAACTTTTCTAAGTCCTACGACCTCAAGAGGCATTCACTCGTGCACTCAAACAACAAGGTGTGGAAGGAGATTTTTGCAATTGGCACAGCTTGAGAGGCATTCTCGCACGCACAAAAACGAGAGAccattcagttgtgatgtgtgtggaaaaaGTTTTTCGCAATTGGCACGTCTCGAGACGCATTCATACGTCCAATCAGGCGTGAaaccattcagttgtgacgtttgtgggaagtgcttttcaaGGTCCTACGATCTCAAGAGGCATTCAGTCGTGCACACAAACGTGAAGCCATTCATTTGTGATGAGTGTGGAAAGAGTTTTTCAAACTCGGACTATCTCAAGAAGCATTCACGCGTGCATACGAGCGAGAGCCTATTctgttgtgatgtgtgtggaaagagTTTTTCGCAGGTGGCACACCTTGAGAGACATTCACGCTCTCACATTGGCGCGAAACCATTCTGTTGTGATGTGTGTGAGAAGTGTTTTACAAGTTCTTCAAACCTTAAAACACATTTAATTATGCATACCGGCGAGAAACCATTCATTTGtgacgtttgtggaaagtgtttttcgctCACGAAATACCGCGATATGCATTCACGCGTTCACTCGGGGGTGAAACCATTCACTTGTGACGTCTGTAGTAAGAGTTTTTCGCGCTCCATACGTTTGAAAAAGCATTCTCGTGTACACACGGGTGAAAAGCCATACAGTTGTGACGTATGTGGAAAAAGTTTTTCGCAATTCGCACATCTCAAGATGCATTCACGCGTGCACACAGGCGCGAAACCATTCTGTTGTGATGTGTGTGGGAAGTGTTTTGCAAGATCTTCAAACCTTAAAAGACATTTAATGTTGCACACTGGGTAG
- the LOC138692065 gene encoding uncharacterized protein, with protein sequence MDVIKMEPECDPLAIQTSGIADIEDKKPSSEGGNLIHLHVAEIKMECMDDRYEVKSEMPLAETAVAFDLPIVKSEAEEVFCGLDQVKEEVKLEVTAEENEILAERHSFR encoded by the exons ATGGACGTGATCAAGATGGAACCTGAGTGCGACCCACTGGCTATACAGACAAGTGGTATCGCGGATATTGAAGATAAGAAGCCTTCATCTGAG GGaggaaatttaatacatttacaCGTCGCTGAAATAAAGATGGAATGTATGGACGACAGGTACGAAGTGAAATCAGAGATGCCATTAGCGGAAACTGCCGTAGCATTTGACTTGCCTATCGTGAAGAGTGAAGCTGAG GAAGTGTTTTGTGGTTTGGATCAAGTGAAGGAGGAGGTCAAACTGGAAGTAACGGCAGAAGAGAATGAAATTTTAGCTGAGAG ACATTCCTTCCGCTAA